Proteins encoded within one genomic window of Borrelia parkeri:
- the trhA gene encoding PAQR family membrane homeostasis protein TrhA, with amino-acid sequence MFEKDKKYTSYKEPIPKNELFSSISHLFGIILSIIGTTILITLSTHSKKYLHAILFLIYGSSMTLLYTMSTLYHIFTKGSKIKQLFRKFDHISIFILIAGTYTPPCLILMPNVYGKIILITVWGFAILGIIFKSIYVNSPGWLNGCIFILMGWSIIFGIRLIYNILPIQGFLWLALGGILYTLGGIVYSTSKKLNPIANMRMHDFFHILILFASFAHFWFMFKYILPID; translated from the coding sequence ATGTTTGAAAAAGATAAAAAATACACATCATATAAAGAGCCAATACCTAAAAATGAATTATTTAGTTCAATATCTCACTTATTTGGCATTATTTTATCAATAATAGGAACAACAATTCTCATTACTCTATCAACTCATTCAAAAAAGTATCTCCATGCAATATTATTTCTTATCTATGGCTCATCAATGACATTACTATATACGATGAGTACTCTTTATCACATTTTTACAAAAGGAAGCAAAATAAAACAACTCTTTAGAAAATTTGATCATATTTCAATATTTATATTAATAGCAGGAACATACACTCCACCATGTCTAATTCTCATGCCAAATGTTTATGGAAAAATAATCCTCATAACCGTTTGGGGATTTGCTATTCTAGGAATTATTTTTAAATCAATATACGTAAACAGTCCTGGATGGCTTAACGGATGCATATTTATACTTATGGGATGGAGCATCATATTCGGAATCAGACTCATTTATAATATCCTCCCTATACAAGGATTCTTATGGCTAGCACTTGGGGGTATTCTCTACACACTAGGAGGAATAGTTTACTCAACAAGCAAAAAACTTAATCCAATAGCAAATATGAGAATGCATGATTTTTTTCATATTTTAATCTTATTTGCATCTTTTGCTCATTTTTGGTTCATGTTCAAATATATACTCCCTATTGATTAA
- the rseP gene encoding RIP metalloprotease RseP — protein sequence MYIFLSILAFTFIIFIHELGHLFFAKLFKVKVEVFSIGIGPSLFKFKIKDTEYRFSPIFLGGYCKLKGAEHLENELRLNRQLEADKDSIFGISNFKKILIYFAGPLFNLIFALIVFIAIEMIGIVYPDYSNKIVVINNNVLSKFRDGDVILSVNNSDIRYFSDLNKVVPLKDSRVTFIVLRESKTISFEDYTSLDKLLKQIGPWVNLIISKVKINSSAEVAGLKPNDKIISINDMILNNNVELNNLIEKLDSNVVDIKYERNGEILTSRLVFQDTNKSLGIYLLPGLERVVKSDNLGIAIKNSFNKVLNILGHILYSIVALFTNFKNNAKNVTGPVGMINIFVNSFSFGILSWFNTIAIFNLLIAGMNLFFVVIPMLDGGQILISLIEILRGKRFRAKVIYYFYIFGILLMLILFILGFFNDLRNL from the coding sequence ATGTATATTTTTCTTAGTATTTTGGCGTTTACCTTTATAATATTCATTCATGAATTAGGTCATTTATTCTTTGCAAAACTTTTTAAAGTTAAGGTTGAAGTTTTTTCTATAGGGATAGGTCCTAGTCTTTTTAAATTTAAAATAAAAGACACAGAGTATAGATTTTCTCCTATTTTTTTGGGGGGGTATTGTAAGCTTAAAGGAGCTGAACATTTAGAAAATGAGCTTAGATTAAATAGACAGCTTGAAGCGGATAAAGATTCTATTTTTGGTATTTCTAATTTTAAGAAAATATTAATATATTTTGCAGGACCTCTTTTTAATTTAATTTTTGCGTTAATTGTTTTTATTGCAATAGAAATGATAGGTATTGTTTATCCTGATTATTCTAATAAAATAGTAGTTATTAATAATAATGTTTTGAGTAAATTTAGAGATGGGGATGTTATTTTAAGCGTTAATAATAGTGATATAAGATATTTTTCCGATTTAAATAAAGTTGTTCCTTTAAAAGATTCAAGAGTGACTTTCATAGTTTTAAGGGAGAGTAAGACTATTAGTTTTGAAGATTATACAAGCTTAGATAAGCTTTTAAAGCAAATTGGTCCTTGGGTAAATCTTATTATTTCTAAAGTTAAAATAAATTCTTCAGCTGAAGTTGCCGGTCTTAAACCTAATGATAAGATAATAAGCATTAATGATATGATTTTAAATAATAATGTGGAGTTAAACAATTTGATTGAGAAGCTTGATTCTAACGTGGTGGATATTAAGTATGAGAGAAATGGAGAGATTTTAACTTCAAGGTTAGTATTTCAAGATACTAATAAAAGTTTAGGAATTTATTTATTGCCTGGTTTAGAGCGAGTGGTTAAATCAGATAATTTAGGAATTGCTATTAAAAATTCTTTTAATAAAGTCTTAAATATTTTAGGTCATATTCTTTACTCTATTGTTGCATTATTCACTAATTTTAAGAATAATGCTAAAAATGTCACAGGACCTGTTGGTATGATTAATATTTTTGTTAATTCTTTTTCTTTTGGAATATTATCTTGGTTTAATACTATTGCTATTTTTAATTTACTTATTGCTGGTATGAATTTGTTTTTTGTTGTAATTCCAATGCTTGATGGAGGTCAAATTCTTATTAGTTTAATTGAAATCTTGCGTGGGAAACGATTTAGGGCAAAAGTTATTTATTATTTTTATATTTTTGGTATTTTGTTGATGTTAATTCTTTTTATATTAGGGTTTTTTAACGATTTACGTAATCTTTAG
- a CDS encoding phosphatidate cytidylyltransferase produces MIKTWNILKIGRGILGDKSLFNLRSKKLAFISRLGTFLFFVPLVLFLIFLEFNNYLFINILIFMFSGIAAKEVNDLLKVKSSSISGTLSFFLGIAPPILTYVHCNVFDLGINIIFYLVITLVFSNWIVNLVFIKENEIVNFLSQATSIIFILIYPGVLMSFVVAITTLPKAPILLLILFSMVSGNDTFAYLVGYFLGKNSYRPTIISPNKTIMGFLGGILFSVIVAIVVVCLGLINLTYGEAMIFGVLIGFFTIIGDLFESGLKRSAGVKDSGNIIPGRGGALDSIDSYLLTGPIFYLYLS; encoded by the coding sequence ATGATAAAGACTTGGAATATTTTAAAAATAGGAAGAGGAATTTTGGGAGATAAAAGTTTATTTAATCTTAGGTCTAAAAAATTAGCATTTATTTCACGACTGGGGACATTTCTGTTTTTTGTTCCTTTAGTTTTGTTTTTAATATTTTTAGAGTTTAATAATTATTTATTTATTAATATTTTAATTTTTATGTTTAGTGGAATTGCTGCAAAGGAAGTTAATGATTTGCTTAAGGTTAAATCTTCTTCCATTTCTGGTACTTTATCTTTCTTTTTAGGGATAGCTCCTCCAATTTTGACATATGTGCATTGCAATGTTTTTGATTTGGGTATAAATATAATATTTTATTTGGTTATAACTTTAGTTTTTAGTAACTGGATTGTTAATTTAGTTTTCATTAAAGAGAATGAAATTGTTAATTTTTTATCGCAGGCAACCTCGATAATTTTCATACTTATATATCCGGGTGTTTTGATGTCATTTGTTGTTGCTATTACTACTTTGCCAAAAGCACCTATTCTTTTATTAATACTTTTCTCTATGGTTAGTGGTAATGATACTTTTGCTTATCTTGTTGGATATTTTTTGGGAAAAAATAGTTATAGACCTACAATTATTAGTCCCAATAAAACGATAATGGGATTTTTAGGCGGTATATTATTTTCTGTTATTGTTGCAATAGTTGTAGTATGTTTAGGTTTGATAAATTTAACTTATGGAGAAGCTATGATTTTTGGTGTCTTAATAGGATTTTTTACTATTATTGGTGATTTGTTTGAATCTGGACTTAAACGTAGTGCAGGAGTTAAAGACTCTGGCAATATTATTCCTGGTAGAGGTGGTGCTCTTGATTCAATTGATTCATACCTTTTAACAGGTCCTATATTTTATTTATATTTGTCATAA
- the uppS gene encoding polyprenyl diphosphate synthase, whose product MNNNSLPMHVGIIMDGNRRWALKRGLSLFEGHKEGLKRAKEIVKYSLKLGIKYLSLYVFSTENWNRTKSEIEHLMFLIADYLSSEFEFYSTNNIKILVSGDIEALSKEVRKSIIDTIDFTKKFDGLVLNLAINYGGRNEIVRATKKILGSGLQFETLDEIIFSKFLDNPELCDLDLLIRTGGDMRISNFLLWRIAYCEFVFSSVLWPEYSVSHYDKDLEYFKNRKRNFGR is encoded by the coding sequence ATGAATAATAATTCCCTTCCAATGCATGTTGGGATCATAATGGATGGAAATAGAAGATGGGCTTTAAAAAGAGGTCTGTCATTGTTTGAAGGACACAAAGAAGGCTTAAAGAGGGCTAAGGAAATAGTTAAATATTCTCTTAAATTAGGCATAAAATATTTATCTCTCTATGTTTTTTCTACAGAAAATTGGAATAGGACAAAATCTGAAATAGAACATTTGATGTTTTTGATTGCCGATTATTTAAGTTCTGAATTTGAATTTTATAGTACAAATAATATAAAAATACTAGTATCAGGAGATATTGAAGCTTTAAGTAAAGAAGTAAGAAAGTCCATCATTGATACTATTGATTTTACAAAAAAATTTGATGGGCTTGTGTTAAATTTGGCAATTAATTATGGTGGTCGAAATGAAATAGTTAGAGCTACTAAGAAAATTCTGGGAAGTGGGTTACAGTTTGAGACTTTAGATGAGATTATATTTTCTAAATTTTTGGACAATCCTGAACTTTGTGATCTTGATCTTTTAATTCGTACTGGTGGAGACATGAGAATAAGTAATTTTCTTTTATGGAGAATTGCTTATTGTGAATTTGTTTTTTCAAGTGTTTTATGGCCAGAGTATTCCGTTTCGCATTATGATAAAGACTTGGAATATTTTAAAAATAGGAAGAGGAATTTTGGGAGATAA
- the frr gene encoding ribosome recycling factor, translated as MEEYKALLDEKMSKVLLSLESEYKSLRTGRINSSLFDKVLVDYYGEKTPLTRVANISIPEARLIVIQPWDKSLLSKIEQAILNSDLSMNPSSDGAVLRIKVPVLTVERRKEIVKQAKKIAEEYKVAARNIRQELNNNAKKQEKDSQITEDDLHRILDDIQRDTNSYIKKIDEIFDLKTKEIMEV; from the coding sequence ATGGAGGAATATAAGGCTTTATTGGACGAAAAGATGAGTAAAGTTCTTTTATCTCTTGAGAGTGAATATAAATCTTTAAGAACGGGTAGGATAAATAGCTCTCTTTTTGATAAAGTATTAGTTGATTATTATGGAGAAAAGACCCCTTTAACTAGGGTTGCCAATATTAGTATTCCCGAGGCAAGGCTTATTGTAATTCAGCCTTGGGATAAAAGCTTATTATCTAAAATAGAACAGGCTATACTTAATTCAGATCTTTCTATGAATCCTTCAAGTGATGGGGCTGTCCTTAGAATTAAAGTACCTGTATTAACTGTTGAGAGACGTAAAGAAATAGTAAAGCAGGCAAAAAAAATTGCGGAAGAATATAAGGTTGCGGCCAGAAATATAAGGCAGGAATTAAATAATAATGCCAAGAAGCAAGAAAAAGATTCTCAGATTACTGAAGATGATTTGCATCGGATTTTAGATGATATTCAAAGAGATACTAATTCTTATATTAAGAAAATAGATGAGATTTTTGATTTAAAAACAAAAGAAATAATGGAAGTTTAA
- the tsf gene encoding translation elongation factor Ts, whose amino-acid sequence MSISPQEVKKLRDATGAGFGDCKKALDAVGGDFELAKKKLREMGIASADKRSGRDAKEGRVFSYVNKERVGLLLISCETDFVAMNSDFVTFGNSLIKQLVESGKDSLNEQQELEIKNLAATIKENIHVSKIYISNIISNELVKNYLHGEQSKIGVFIKLKVDDVLKMEDESLNNLAMDLALHVAAFAPLYLSVGDICPNYIKEQEEVFTKQMEASGKPEAVIKGIVSGKLKKHLGEIALLEQGFVKDDKLTVKEKIEEISKSILTKIEIVDFKYLSVG is encoded by the coding sequence ATGAGTATTAGTCCTCAAGAGGTAAAAAAGCTTAGAGATGCGACTGGAGCTGGATTTGGTGATTGTAAGAAGGCATTAGATGCTGTTGGTGGTGATTTTGAATTGGCTAAGAAAAAACTTCGAGAGATGGGTATTGCATCTGCTGATAAGAGAAGTGGTAGGGATGCTAAGGAAGGGCGAGTATTTTCTTATGTAAATAAAGAGAGAGTAGGCCTTTTGCTTATTTCGTGTGAAACAGATTTTGTTGCTATGAATAGTGATTTTGTAACTTTTGGAAATTCTTTGATAAAACAATTGGTTGAGAGTGGTAAAGATTCTTTAAATGAGCAGCAAGAGCTTGAAATTAAAAATTTAGCAGCCACAATCAAGGAAAATATTCATGTAAGTAAGATTTATATTTCAAATATTATATCTAATGAACTTGTAAAAAATTATCTTCATGGAGAGCAATCTAAGATAGGTGTTTTTATTAAATTAAAGGTAGATGATGTTTTAAAAATGGAAGATGAGAGTTTAAATAATCTTGCAATGGATTTAGCTTTACATGTAGCAGCTTTTGCTCCGCTTTATTTAAGCGTTGGTGATATTTGTCCTAATTATATTAAAGAGCAGGAAGAAGTGTTTACAAAGCAGATGGAAGCTAGTGGAAAACCTGAAGCTGTAATTAAAGGGATAGTATCTGGGAAACTTAAAAAACATTTGGGAGAAATTGCTCTCTTGGAACAAGGATTTGTAAAGGATGATAAACTTACCGTTAAAGAAAAGATTGAGGAGATTTCTAAATCAATTTTAACCAAGATAGAGATAGTAGATTTTAAATATTTAAGTGTTGGGTAA
- the rpsB gene encoding 30S ribosomal protein S2, with protein sequence MAVITMKSLLEAGVHFGHQVKRLDPRMKRFIFSERNEIHILDLQKTLQGIKDSYELVQSVIKSGKKVLFVGTKKQASEIIEQEARRSDMPYVNNRWLGGMLSNFNTIKKSVQKLKKLEKMEIDGTFEMISKKEVSQLNREKLKLSKNLTGIKDMEELPGAIFIIDPKREQIVINEARKLGIPIISVVDTNCNPDVIDCPIPGNDDAIRSVALFTKIISDAILESDKEVGIQIVENLNEEDLMSEIEVKNEKKEL encoded by the coding sequence TTGGCAGTTATTACTATGAAAAGTCTTTTAGAAGCCGGAGTTCATTTTGGACATCAGGTAAAAAGGCTTGATCCAAGAATGAAAAGGTTTATCTTTTCAGAGAGAAATGAAATCCATATTTTGGATTTGCAAAAAACTTTGCAAGGTATTAAAGATTCTTATGAACTTGTTCAAAGTGTTATAAAAAGTGGTAAAAAGGTCTTGTTTGTTGGTACTAAAAAGCAGGCAAGTGAGATAATTGAACAAGAAGCCAGAAGAAGTGATATGCCTTATGTTAACAATAGATGGCTTGGTGGAATGCTTTCAAACTTTAATACTATTAAAAAATCAGTTCAGAAATTAAAGAAATTAGAAAAAATGGAAATTGATGGAACTTTTGAGATGATTAGTAAAAAGGAAGTTTCTCAACTTAATCGTGAAAAGTTAAAATTATCTAAAAATTTAACGGGAATTAAAGATATGGAAGAGCTTCCCGGTGCTATTTTCATTATTGATCCTAAAAGAGAACAAATAGTGATTAATGAGGCTAGGAAGCTTGGTATTCCTATAATTTCAGTTGTTGATACAAATTGTAATCCAGATGTGATTGACTGTCCAATTCCTGGAAATGATGATGCAATTCGTTCCGTTGCTTTATTTACTAAGATAATATCTGATGCTATTTTGGAGAGTGATAAAGAGGTTGGAATTCAGATAGTTGAAAATTTGAATGAAGAAGACTTAATGAGTGAAATTGAAGTTAAGAATGAAAAAAAAGAATTATAA
- a CDS encoding Maf family protein: MIYRENFEIALVSNSFARAEFLEALKIKFLSLSVDIDEDSIMKSGEIGVTKRIAVLKLTNAIEKYGKDKCLITVDTLLRNDSIYVGKLSDEKEAFSKIMGYSHKLIEVETSFCVFIPGKEKIIKACEVSFIKFRELTPDIVYHYIALGHWKDKAGGISLKNGVADILIEYINGSYSNIIGLPIGLFYDILIRENVISTILSSE; this comes from the coding sequence ATGATTTATAGAGAAAATTTTGAGATTGCACTTGTATCAAATTCTTTTGCTAGGGCCGAGTTTTTAGAGGCTTTGAAAATTAAATTTTTATCCCTTAGTGTTGATATTGATGAAGATTCAATAATGAAATCAGGTGAAATTGGCGTTACAAAGAGGATAGCGGTTCTTAAACTTACTAATGCTATTGAGAAATATGGCAAGGATAAATGTTTAATTACTGTTGATACTTTGTTAAGGAATGATTCGATTTATGTTGGAAAATTAAGTGATGAAAAGGAAGCTTTTAGTAAGATAATGGGATATAGTCATAAGCTTATTGAGGTTGAGACTAGTTTTTGTGTATTTATTCCAGGGAAAGAGAAAATAATTAAAGCCTGTGAGGTTTCATTTATTAAATTTAGGGAATTAACCCCAGATATTGTTTATCATTATATTGCACTTGGGCATTGGAAAGATAAAGCTGGAGGTATAAGTCTTAAAAATGGTGTTGCAGATATTTTGATTGAATATATTAATGGTAGTTATTCAAATATCATAGGCTTACCAATTGGTTTGTTTTATGATATTCTTATTAGAGAAAACGTAATTTCCACTATATTAAGTAGTGAGTAA
- a CDS encoding tetratricopeptide repeat protein: MFKNKFFIGIFAVIVFVGIVVCFYSAMDVDYVKVGGEVVENLERDLNLYLRAKNIEEKLELESKIEESINKRDDVAYEFLSRFYLARSTYFQSKGLYKEALEDLDIVIGSKWIERELAYLNKAVIYEKMGQVDNALIIYDNLIKQTKLDFIKIRALLGKAVLIETRDKKLAIDIYSEIANFSYENNLYVNIAKNKILQLR; the protein is encoded by the coding sequence ATGTTTAAAAATAAATTTTTTATAGGTATTTTTGCAGTTATTGTTTTTGTGGGAATTGTTGTTTGTTTTTATAGTGCTATGGATGTAGATTATGTTAAGGTAGGAGGGGAAGTAGTAGAAAATCTTGAGAGAGATTTAAATCTTTATTTAAGAGCAAAAAATATTGAAGAGAAGCTTGAATTAGAGTCTAAGATAGAGGAGTCTATAAATAAGAGAGACGATGTTGCTTATGAATTTCTTTCACGGTTTTATCTTGCCAGATCTACTTATTTTCAAAGTAAAGGTTTATACAAAGAAGCTCTTGAGGATTTAGATATTGTTATTGGTTCAAAATGGATTGAAAGGGAACTTGCCTATCTTAATAAAGCTGTGATTTACGAAAAAATGGGACAGGTGGATAATGCTTTAATCATATATGATAATCTGATTAAGCAGACTAAATTAGATTTTATTAAAATTAGAGCCTTGCTTGGTAAGGCAGTATTAATTGAAACTAGAGATAAAAAATTGGCTATTGATATATACTCAGAGATTGCTAATTTTTCTTATGAAAATAATTTATATGTTAATATTGCCAAGAATAAGATTTTGCAGCTTAGATGA
- the cmk gene encoding (d)CMP kinase yields MVIAIDGPSASGKSSIAKALGMRLGFKFISSGYFYRIITLIAQRFSLNEYDLLSESKILELISQNDIKFSGVDFLLNGTNVISHIFNERIDFQVSLYSSYIGVRNIVNKKLREIVKLKDDNYIIEGRDITTVVFPEAEVKIYLDASVKVRALRRYNQRSDNVTLNELEQALERRDEIDQNKEYGKLKLDKEVFYIDTSYKCLDDVCNIIIKTFNLKKK; encoded by the coding sequence ATGGTAATAGCAATTGATGGCCCGTCAGCTTCGGGAAAAAGCTCGATTGCAAAAGCATTGGGGATGAGATTGGGATTTAAGTTTATTAGCTCTGGTTATTTTTATAGGATAATAACTTTGATTGCTCAAAGGTTTTCACTAAACGAATATGATTTGCTTAGTGAGAGTAAAATTTTGGAACTTATATCACAAAATGATATCAAATTTAGTGGTGTTGATTTTTTGCTTAATGGTACAAATGTTATAAGTCATATTTTCAATGAAAGAATAGATTTTCAAGTTTCTCTTTATTCTTCTTATATAGGTGTTAGAAATATTGTTAATAAAAAATTAAGAGAAATAGTTAAATTAAAGGATGATAATTATATAATAGAGGGTAGAGATATTACTACTGTAGTATTTCCAGAAGCTGAGGTCAAGATTTATCTTGATGCTTCTGTTAAAGTGCGAGCTTTAAGACGGTATAATCAAAGGAGTGATAATGTAACTTTAAATGAGTTAGAGCAAGCACTAGAGAGACGGGATGAGATTGATCAAAATAAAGAGTATGGTAAATTGAAATTGGATAAGGAAGTGTTTTATATTGATACAAGCTATAAATGCTTAGATGATGTATGTAATATTATCATAAAGACGTTTAATTTGAAAAAAAAGTGA
- a CDS encoding pseudouridine synthase, translating into MTNTNSKGLRVHVFLAEKGVGSRRFCEDLIRKNSVRINNTLAKLGDKVFLGDRVECRKQVFIFKDCKVENKIYIALHKPKNYLCSNFDPEGRQLAISLVQPLFKERLFSIGRLDFKSSGLLLFTNDGQFANNIVHPRSKVEKEYFVESKRAVNENLLINFKHGIKIGREIFKLKSYVMLGNNSFKLVLTEGKNREIRKVFLSKNIFLKKIHRIRIGNIKLDDLKEGQIKVLSLAKINKFKTQILGEY; encoded by the coding sequence TTGACGAATACAAACAGCAAGGGGCTTAGAGTTCATGTTTTTTTGGCAGAGAAAGGTGTGGGTTCTAGGAGGTTTTGTGAAGATCTGATAAGAAAGAATTCTGTTAGAATAAACAATACTCTTGCAAAGCTTGGAGATAAGGTGTTTTTAGGCGATAGAGTGGAGTGTAGAAAACAGGTATTTATTTTTAAGGATTGTAAAGTTGAAAATAAGATTTATATCGCCCTTCATAAACCTAAAAATTATTTGTGTTCCAATTTTGATCCAGAGGGGAGACAGTTGGCAATATCTTTAGTTCAGCCTTTATTTAAAGAACGTTTATTTTCAATTGGTAGACTTGATTTTAAAAGTTCTGGGCTTTTACTTTTTACTAATGATGGTCAGTTTGCAAATAATATTGTTCATCCAAGGAGTAAGGTTGAAAAAGAGTATTTTGTTGAGTCAAAAAGGGCTGTTAATGAGAATTTGCTTATTAATTTTAAACATGGAATAAAGATAGGAAGGGAAATTTTTAAGTTAAAATCTTATGTAATGCTTGGTAATAATTCTTTTAAATTGGTTTTAACGGAAGGTAAAAATAGGGAGATTCGAAAAGTTTTTTTAAGTAAGAATATCTTTTTAAAGAAAATTCACAGAATTAGAATAGGTAATATTAAATTGGATGATTTAAAAGAAGGGCAAATTAAGGTTTTGTCTTTAGCTAAGATTAATAAATTCAAGACACAAATTTTGGGAGAATATTAA
- the recA gene encoding recombinase RecA gives MSKLKDKIDDSLNDRLNREKAIELARIQIEKDFGKGSLIKMGESPVGKGIESISSGSILLDEAIGVGGYPRGRIIEIFGPESSGKTTLTLQAISEVQKNGGIAAFIDAEHALDPVYAKALGVNIDELWLSQPDTGEQALEIAEYLIRSGGVDLIVIDSVAALTPQAEIDGEMGDCQIGLQARLMSKALRKITGILSKSKTCIMFINQLRMKIGVMFGNPETTTGGNALKFYSSLRLEVRKIEQVTGSSADDVVGNKVRVKVVKNKVAPPFRKIELVIYFGKGISREASILDASIKYKLIQKVGSWYSIGDDKLGQGRESAIIYLIKEKELTNELEIKLRKIIFEGLSPDSIELGPPNLKKDKE, from the coding sequence ATGTCGAAATTAAAAGATAAAATAGATGATTCTTTAAATGATAGATTAAATAGAGAAAAGGCTATTGAGCTTGCTAGAATTCAAATAGAGAAGGATTTTGGTAAAGGAAGTCTTATTAAGATGGGAGAGTCTCCTGTGGGTAAAGGCATAGAGAGCATATCCAGTGGTTCTATTTTGCTTGATGAGGCAATTGGTGTTGGAGGATATCCAAGGGGAAGAATAATAGAAATTTTTGGCCCTGAATCTTCTGGAAAAACCACTTTAACTCTTCAAGCAATTTCTGAAGTTCAAAAGAATGGTGGAATAGCAGCTTTTATTGATGCTGAACATGCTCTTGATCCTGTTTATGCAAAAGCTTTGGGTGTTAATATTGATGAACTTTGGCTTAGTCAACCTGATACTGGAGAACAAGCTCTTGAGATTGCTGAATATTTAATTAGAAGTGGTGGAGTTGATTTGATTGTTATTGATTCTGTTGCAGCCTTAACGCCGCAAGCAGAGATTGATGGAGAGATGGGTGATTGTCAGATTGGACTTCAAGCAAGATTAATGAGCAAGGCTTTAAGAAAGATTACGGGTATACTTTCAAAGTCTAAGACTTGTATTATGTTTATCAATCAACTAAGAATGAAAATCGGTGTAATGTTTGGCAATCCAGAAACTACTACTGGAGGAAATGCTTTAAAATTTTATTCTTCTCTTCGTCTTGAGGTTCGGAAAATTGAACAGGTAACGGGGAGTTCTGCAGATGATGTTGTTGGGAATAAGGTAAGAGTTAAGGTTGTGAAAAATAAAGTAGCACCTCCTTTTCGTAAAATTGAGCTGGTGATTTATTTTGGGAAAGGTATTTCACGTGAAGCTAGTATATTAGATGCTTCGATTAAGTATAAGTTGATACAAAAAGTAGGTTCTTGGTATTCTATAGGAGATGATAAATTAGGACAAGGTAGAGAAAGTGCTATTATTTATCTCATTAAAGAAAAAGAACTTACTAATGAACTTGAGATTAAACTTAGAAAGATAATTTTTGAAGGCCTAAGTCCAGATTCTATTGAACTTGGTCCACCTAATCTTAAAAAAGATAAAGAATAG